A region from the Benincasa hispida cultivar B227 chromosome 12, ASM972705v1, whole genome shotgun sequence genome encodes:
- the LOC120067939 gene encoding E3 ubiquitin-protein ligase Topors isoform X1 codes for MLQAEVMKPSTREPAPKLNGENFISKVISPAICGETCPICLIELKDRTAAVLTTCIHAYCIGCIRKWSNLKRTCPLCNAQFDSWFAKINLSSRSFRIERLKTLNCPDKLKIGVGSSRTDARGILQSTRNELNRERRSERSLTWRRSFGRRGPESVPADVVAGRELQWRASIYNRCIQALPSSVRSCLELNILGSRGAKEAILERIKPWIRRELQAILEDPDPTIIVHLVISLFVARLEVPSPQLNAEDDFLSPLRPFLFEKTDLFWHELRCFAGSSLRMEEYDSVVEYRTLG; via the exons ATGCTGCAGGCGGAAGTCATGAAGCCTTCGACCCGAGAACCGGCGCCGAAGCTCAACGGCGAAAACTTCATATCGAAGGTAATTTCGCCGGCGATTTGCGGAGAAACGTGCCCAATTTGCCTCATAGAATTGAAGGATCGTACAGCTGCCGTGCTTACAACGTGTATCCACGCCTATTGCATAGGCTGTATTCGTAAATGGAGCAATTTGAAGCGAACTTGCCCTCTCTGTAACGCTCAATTCGATTCATGGTTCGCCAAAATCAACCTCTCATCACGAAGCTTCCGCATAGAACGTTTGAAAACCTTGAATTGTCCCGATAAGCTCAAGATTGGAGTCGGATCTTCCCGGACAGACGCTCGCGG GATTCTTCAGAGCACGAGGAATGAATTAAATAGAGAAAGACGGTCGGAAAGATCACTTACATGGCGGCGATCGTTTGGACGGCGAGGGCCGGAATCTGTGCCTGCGGATGTTGTTGCCGGGCGAGAACTTCAATGGCGAGCAAG CATATACAACCGATGTATTCAAGCCCTTCCATCTTCGGTCAGATCATGTTTAGAACTG AACATATTGGGAAGTCGTGGAGCCAAAGAAGCAATTCTAGAGAGGATTAAACCATGGATTCGAAGAGAGTTACAGGCCATCCTGGAGGACCCAGATCCAACTATAATTGTTCATCTGGTTATCTCACTATTTGTGGCAAGACTTGAAGTTCCTTCCCCACAGCTTAATGCTGAAGATGACTTTCTTTCACCTTTGCGTCCCTTCCTCTTTGAAAAGACTGATCTGTTTTGGCATGAACTAAG ATGTTTTGCAGGAAGTTCATTACGCATGGAAGAATATGATTCAGTGGTTGAATATAGAACACTGGGTTGA
- the LOC120092572 gene encoding transcription termination factor MTERF6, chloroplastic/mitochondrial-like: MASMSNLLCKTLIRAPHLLTISPYPNLHCLQLLHLSYTTTVSGSNSFTISYLVNSCSLSPASASSASKLVNFHSPERPDSVISFFKNRGFSNAHISSIVERYPQLLLSHPNKILLPKLEFLYSKGASTSEVSKIIAQAPKILRRSVQRHLVPAFDFLKSYLQTNERTIASIKRFPSVIAECRQNHLKDSVRMLLDAGVPEANVMYFLHYQPRMFTMSPRRYREILEDVLKMGFDPSKSSFVQAFHCIRALSKSTWLRKIGVYKRWGLSEEHILAAFRSHPWCMALSEEKIMSGMDFFVNKLGWEAAAVVKNSMLLSFSLKNRTSPRASVLLFLFQKGLTKKKSFMSVKPYIYTESQFVQKFVHPHLEKVPQLSKLYHVNVDDGINRL, encoded by the coding sequence ATGGCTTCAATGTCTAATTTGCTCTGCAAAACCCTAATTCGCGCTCCTCATCTCCTCACGATTTCGCCATATCCAAACCTCCACTGCCTTCAATTACTCCATTTAAGCTATACCACAACCGTTTCTGGTTCAAATTCGTTTACAATTTCGTATCTCGTAAACTCATGCTCCCTCTCCCCTGCTTCTGCTTCATCTGCTTCAAAGCTCGTGAATTTCCATTCTCCTGAAAGACCAGATTCCGTCatctccttcttcaagaacCGCGGTTTTTCCAATGCTCATATCTCATCCATTGTTGAAAGATATCCTCAGCTTCTGTTATCTCATCCCAACAAAATCCTTTTGCCCAAACTCGAGTTTCTTTACTCCAAAGGTGCTTCGACTTCCGAAGTCTCGAAGATTATTGCCCAAGCCCCAAAAATCTTGAGGAGAAGCGTTCAACGTCATCTTGTTCCtgcttttgattttttgaagaGTTACCTTCAAACTAATGAACGGACTATTGCGTCTATCAAACGTTTCCCAAGTGTTATTGCTGAGTGTCGTCAAAATCATTTGAAAGATTCTGTTAGAATGTTGCTTGATGCTGGCGTGCCTGAGGCGAATGTCATGTATTTTCTTCATTATCAGCCGAGAATGTTCACCATGAGTCCACGCAGGTATAGGGAGATTCTAGAAGATGTGTTGAAAATGGGGTTTGATCCATCGAAATCAAGCTTTGTTCAAGCTTTTCATTGTATTCGAGCATTGAGCAAATCGACATGGTTACGGAAGATTGGAGTTTATAAGAGGTGGGGTTTGTCTGAAGAGCATATTCTTGCTGCATTTAGGAGCCATCCTTGGTGCATGGCATTATCAGAGGAAAAAATTATGTCGGGAATGGATTTCTTTGTTAACAAATTGGGCTGGGAAGCTGCAGCCGTTGTCAAAAACTCTATGTTGCTTTcatttagtttgaaaaatagAACAAGTCCAAGAGCTTCAGTTCTTCTGTTTCTGTTTCAGAAAGGTTTGACTAAGAAGAAATCATTCATGTCGGTAAAACCATATATCTATACTGAAAGTCAGTTCGTGCAGAAGTTTGTTCATCCTCATCTGGAAAAGGTACCTCAGCTCTCAAAGTTGTATCATGTAAATGTGGATGATGGGATTAATCGATTATAA
- the LOC120067939 gene encoding E3 ubiquitin-protein ligase Topors isoform X2, whose protein sequence is MLQAEVMKPSTREPAPKLNGENFISKVISPAICGETCPICLIELKDRTAAVLTTCIHAYCIGCIRKWSNLKRTCPLCNAQFDSWFAKINLSSRSFRIERLKTLNCPDKLKIGVGSSRTDARGILQSTRNELNRERRSERSLTWRRSFGRRGPESVPADVVAGRELQWRASIYNRCIQALPSSVRSCLELNILGSRGAKEAILERIKPWIRRELQAILEDPDPTIIVHLVISLFVARLEVPSPQLNAEDDFLSPLRPFLFEKTDLFWHELRSRCIKGVVHC, encoded by the exons ATGCTGCAGGCGGAAGTCATGAAGCCTTCGACCCGAGAACCGGCGCCGAAGCTCAACGGCGAAAACTTCATATCGAAGGTAATTTCGCCGGCGATTTGCGGAGAAACGTGCCCAATTTGCCTCATAGAATTGAAGGATCGTACAGCTGCCGTGCTTACAACGTGTATCCACGCCTATTGCATAGGCTGTATTCGTAAATGGAGCAATTTGAAGCGAACTTGCCCTCTCTGTAACGCTCAATTCGATTCATGGTTCGCCAAAATCAACCTCTCATCACGAAGCTTCCGCATAGAACGTTTGAAAACCTTGAATTGTCCCGATAAGCTCAAGATTGGAGTCGGATCTTCCCGGACAGACGCTCGCGG GATTCTTCAGAGCACGAGGAATGAATTAAATAGAGAAAGACGGTCGGAAAGATCACTTACATGGCGGCGATCGTTTGGACGGCGAGGGCCGGAATCTGTGCCTGCGGATGTTGTTGCCGGGCGAGAACTTCAATGGCGAGCAAG CATATACAACCGATGTATTCAAGCCCTTCCATCTTCGGTCAGATCATGTTTAGAACTG AACATATTGGGAAGTCGTGGAGCCAAAGAAGCAATTCTAGAGAGGATTAAACCATGGATTCGAAGAGAGTTACAGGCCATCCTGGAGGACCCAGATCCAACTATAATTGTTCATCTGGTTATCTCACTATTTGTGGCAAGACTTGAAGTTCCTTCCCCACAGCTTAATGCTGAAGATGACTTTCTTTCACCTTTGCGTCCCTTCCTCTTTGAAAAGACTGATCTGTTTTGGCATGAACTAAG AAGTAGATGTATTAAGGGTGTTGTTCACTGCTAG
- the LOC120067097 gene encoding sucrose nonfermenting 4-like protein isoform X2 — MFASSMDTVRDTARTAGTLLIPMRFVWPYGGRSVFLSGSFTRWSELVPMTPMEGCPTVFQAIYSLTPGYHQYKFFVDGEWRHDEQQTCISGEYGVVNTVLLATEPSYAAPLANPEMTPGSSMDVDNEAFRRLVRINDGRLSEAVHSISEADLQCSRHRISAFLSTHTVYELLPESGKVVALDIELPVKQAFHILHEQLGKRGSNLTEEELETHTISAWKEGKAYLNGRVDGQGRFLSRQFIHAEPFDNLKDVALKILQNQVATVPIIHSSAEDGSFPQLLHLASLSGILKCICRYFRHCSSLLPVLQLPIFAIPVGTWVPKIGESNRRPLAMLRPSASLSSALNLLIQAQVSSIPIVDDNDSLLDVYCRSDITALAKDRAYTHINLDEMTIHQALQLGQDSFSLYEPRSQRCQMCLRSDSLHKVMDRLANPGVRRLVIVEAGSKRVEGIISLSDVFKFLLG; from the exons ATGTTTGCTTCCAGTATGGATACTGTGCGGGACACAGCTAGAACTGCGGGAACGTTGTTAATCCCAATGCGGTTTGTCTGGCCGTATGGGGGAAGAAGTGTATTTCTCAGCGGTTCTTTCACCAG GTGGTCGGAGCTTGTTCCTATGACGCCTATGGAGGGTTGTCCCACTGTTTTTCAGGCTATTTACAGCTTAACCCCTGGATATCACCAG TATAAATTTTTTGTTGATGGAGAATGGCGTCATGACGAGCAACAGACTTGTATTTCTGGTGAATATGGGGTAGTAAATACTGTTCTCTTGGCTACAGAGCCTAGTTATGCTGCTCCACTTGCCAATCCAGAGATGACCCCGGGATCCAGCATGGATGTGGATAATGAGGCCTTCCGTCGCTTG GTCCGAATAAACGATGGACGATTGTCAGAGGCTGTGCATAGTATATCAGAGGCTGATCTGCAGTGCTCCCGTCACCGCATATCTGCTTTCTTGTCCACACATACTGTTTACGAGTTGCTCCCGGAGTCAGGCAAG GTTGTTGCTTTGGACATTGAGTTACCTGTGAAGCAAGCTTTTCATATATTGCATGAGCAG CTTGGGAAGCGTGGCTCAAACCTGACGGAGGAAGAGCTTGAAACACATACTATATCTGCTTGGAAAGAGGGTAAAGCATATTTGAATGGTCGAGTGGATGGACAAGGAAGATTCTTGTCAAGACAGTTCATTCAC GCTGAACCATTTGATAATTTGAAAGATGTTGCTTTAAAGATCTTGCAAAATCAGGTGGCTACAGTTCCCATAATTCATTCATCTGCAGAAGATGGTTCATTTCCACAATTGTTGCATCTTGCTTCACTTTCTGGAATACTAAAAT GTATCTGCAGGTACTTTAGGCATTGTTCCAGCCTGTTGCCTGTGCTTCAACTGCCAATTTTTGCAATTCCAGTTGGTACATGGGTCccaaaaattggagaatcgaatAGAAGACCATTAGCTATGTTGAGACCTAGTGCTTCCCTTAGCTCAGCCTTAAACTTACTGATTCAAG CTCAAGTTAGTTCAATACCCATAGTTGATGACAACGATTCGTTGCTGGATGTATATTGCCGGag tgatatAACAGCTCTTGCGAAGGACAGAGCTTATACACACATTAATCTCGATGAAATGACCATTCATCAG GCATTGCAACTTGGACAAGATTCTTTCTCTCTTTATGAGCCACGAAGCCAACGATGTCAGATGTGTTTGCGATCCGACTCGTTGCATAAAGTGATGGATCGTTTGGCAAACCCAG GTGTTCGGCGGCTTGTAATAGTGGAAGCTGGCAGCAAGCGAGTAGAAGGGATTATTTCGCTAAGCGATGTATTCAAGTTCTTGCTTGGTTAG
- the LOC120067097 gene encoding sucrose nonfermenting 4-like protein isoform X1, with protein MFASSMDTVRDTARTAGTLLIPMRFVWPYGGRSVFLSGSFTRWSELVPMTPMEGCPTVFQAIYSLTPGYHQYKFFVDGEWRHDEQQTCISGEYGVVNTVLLATEPSYAAPLANPEMTPGSSMDVDNEAFRRLVRINDGRLSEAVHSISEADLQCSRHRISAFLSTHTVYELLPESGKVVALDIELPVKQAFHILHEQGIPTAPLWDFSRGQFVGVLSASDFILILKELGKRGSNLTEEELETHTISAWKEGKAYLNGRVDGQGRFLSRQFIHAEPFDNLKDVALKILQNQVATVPIIHSSAEDGSFPQLLHLASLSGILKCICRYFRHCSSLLPVLQLPIFAIPVGTWVPKIGESNRRPLAMLRPSASLSSALNLLIQAQVSSIPIVDDNDSLLDVYCRSDITALAKDRAYTHINLDEMTIHQALQLGQDSFSLYEPRSQRCQMCLRSDSLHKVMDRLANPGVRRLVIVEAGSKRVEGIISLSDVFKFLLG; from the exons ATGTTTGCTTCCAGTATGGATACTGTGCGGGACACAGCTAGAACTGCGGGAACGTTGTTAATCCCAATGCGGTTTGTCTGGCCGTATGGGGGAAGAAGTGTATTTCTCAGCGGTTCTTTCACCAG GTGGTCGGAGCTTGTTCCTATGACGCCTATGGAGGGTTGTCCCACTGTTTTTCAGGCTATTTACAGCTTAACCCCTGGATATCACCAG TATAAATTTTTTGTTGATGGAGAATGGCGTCATGACGAGCAACAGACTTGTATTTCTGGTGAATATGGGGTAGTAAATACTGTTCTCTTGGCTACAGAGCCTAGTTATGCTGCTCCACTTGCCAATCCAGAGATGACCCCGGGATCCAGCATGGATGTGGATAATGAGGCCTTCCGTCGCTTG GTCCGAATAAACGATGGACGATTGTCAGAGGCTGTGCATAGTATATCAGAGGCTGATCTGCAGTGCTCCCGTCACCGCATATCTGCTTTCTTGTCCACACATACTGTTTACGAGTTGCTCCCGGAGTCAGGCAAG GTTGTTGCTTTGGACATTGAGTTACCTGTGAAGCAAGCTTTTCATATATTGCATGAGCAG GGTATCCCAACAGCTCCTCTTTGGGATTTCAGCAGGGGGCAATTTGTTGGAGTTCTCAGTGCTTcagattttattttaatattaaaagaa CTTGGGAAGCGTGGCTCAAACCTGACGGAGGAAGAGCTTGAAACACATACTATATCTGCTTGGAAAGAGGGTAAAGCATATTTGAATGGTCGAGTGGATGGACAAGGAAGATTCTTGTCAAGACAGTTCATTCAC GCTGAACCATTTGATAATTTGAAAGATGTTGCTTTAAAGATCTTGCAAAATCAGGTGGCTACAGTTCCCATAATTCATTCATCTGCAGAAGATGGTTCATTTCCACAATTGTTGCATCTTGCTTCACTTTCTGGAATACTAAAAT GTATCTGCAGGTACTTTAGGCATTGTTCCAGCCTGTTGCCTGTGCTTCAACTGCCAATTTTTGCAATTCCAGTTGGTACATGGGTCccaaaaattggagaatcgaatAGAAGACCATTAGCTATGTTGAGACCTAGTGCTTCCCTTAGCTCAGCCTTAAACTTACTGATTCAAG CTCAAGTTAGTTCAATACCCATAGTTGATGACAACGATTCGTTGCTGGATGTATATTGCCGGag tgatatAACAGCTCTTGCGAAGGACAGAGCTTATACACACATTAATCTCGATGAAATGACCATTCATCAG GCATTGCAACTTGGACAAGATTCTTTCTCTCTTTATGAGCCACGAAGCCAACGATGTCAGATGTGTTTGCGATCCGACTCGTTGCATAAAGTGATGGATCGTTTGGCAAACCCAG GTGTTCGGCGGCTTGTAATAGTGGAAGCTGGCAGCAAGCGAGTAGAAGGGATTATTTCGCTAAGCGATGTATTCAAGTTCTTGCTTGGTTAG